The Thermococcus celericrescens DNA segment CCGCGAGTGGTGTGAGCACCGGGGATGATATCCCTGCCCTCTCCGGGACGTTTGGTTATTTAATTTTGTTAGCCTAATCTTTAAAACTTCAGGGTACTATACAAAAACGACCCGGAGACAGGGGGGATGGTGTTGGAGGAAAAGAAACGCTGTGAGGGGGAGTTGTCCCTTCTGGGCCCCGTGTTGATGAAGCTCGGTGGAAAGGAGTACCTGAAGCTCAAACGCATACTCGAGGACGCGGAGAAGAAGGGGATGGGAAAGAAGACCCTTCTTCTAGCCCTTCAGATTCCACTTCTCTCTGCTCAGGAAGAGGTAGGCTTCGTTCTCCAGCTCCTTCGGGACGTAGTCTAGCATTATCCCGGCGTCCCTGATGTTTTCTCTAACGCTTTTCCCCATGGCAACCTGGTTCTTCTCCAGGAGTTCGAGGATAACCTCAACTACTCCCTCCCTGACAACTTTTTCCGCGAAGAGTCTCTTTCCTATAATCCACACCCTATCGTTCTTCCGGTAGAAGTCCCGGCCTCGCTCTGTGAAGAACTCGGGTCCGGGCTTTATCATCATCCTCTCCCTTTCCCTCCTGTCCACCTCGAGCATTATGAAGGCTTTGCTGCCCTCATGCCCAACGTTCCATCCGAGGACTTTGAAACCTTCCCTTGTGAGGGCCTTCTCAAAGCCCCGCGCGCTCCTCTCCAGCTGGGGGAGCAGGATGTCCTCCACCAGGCCCGGAGCCTGAAAGACCAGCGTCACGAGGTGGGTTCCCTTCCTCCTCAGTTCGGCGAGGTAGCTTCCGCTTTTCTGTCCCCGTGGGAAGAAGAACCCCTCGGATGGACCCTCCAGAAACTGGGCTGCTCTGAAGTAGAAAACCCCGTAGCGTTCCCAGCCCAGGTTTGCCGCGACGTTCCGCCTAGGGTCGACGGGGTCGATGACTATCAGAGGCCTGTCAGCCTCGGCCTCGCGCCTGACGGTTTTCATGGCTACCTCATGCTCCCGCTTGAGCCAGTTTCCCGGGTCTATTATCTTCTGCCTCAGCATGAAGTCGGCATTTTCAAGGACTCCGAGGAATGAGCCGTACCTGATGGTGAGGATCTCAGCTAAGTAACCGGAGAATCCGCGGATGTATATCTCGCTCCCATAGGCGTTTATGCCCTTCAAAAAGCGCTTGAGGAGCCTTACCTCGTCGTTCCTGCCCCTGAGGTTCTCAAAAACCCAGCGGTTGTGGAGTATCGAGCGGTCTACGGCAGTCTTCACGTCCCTCCAGCTTTCCACGTCGTAGCAGGGAACAAGGTCGACCTTCACGCCTCTGTACCGGGCCCTCACGTAGGGATGCTCCGCATAGGCGATTTCATAGGAGTCGAGTCTCTCGGCGATGGTCTTACCAAGTTCTAAACCTTTCTCCCGGAGCTCTTCCAAGGGGGTATCGAGGGGGAAAGCCAGGAAGAGGTCAACGTCGTGGTCGCCGGCCAGGTAGGTGTCCTTCGCGAGCGAGCCGACGAAGTAGGGCTTAACGTCGAGGCCTAGGCTTTCGATGGTCTCCTCTGCTATGGTCTCCAGTTCCCTCATTAGGCCTTCCACGAAGGCCCTCTCCTCATCTGTTGGGCGTATTCTCGGAAGAATTTTTTGAAGCACGGCCTCGACGTCCATTTCTACACCTCACTCGGCCAGCTCGAACCTCGCAACTGTCTCGTAGATGGGACCCTTCGGCGTCAGCGTGCTCTTCTTCAGCTCTATGGCCTCAACATCAAACTCGCCGAAGTCCCCGTTGGCAAGGTCTTTGAGAGCCATCGCCAGTTCCAGTTTGTCCCTCACGAACTTGACACGGCCGATGGTTATGTGGGCCACGAAGTCCTTGTCCTTCTTGAAGCCCAGCCTTCT contains these protein-coding regions:
- the cca gene encoding CCA tRNA nucleotidyltransferase, with product MDVEAVLQKILPRIRPTDEERAFVEGLMRELETIAEETIESLGLDVKPYFVGSLAKDTYLAGDHDVDLFLAFPLDTPLEELREKGLELGKTIAERLDSYEIAYAEHPYVRARYRGVKVDLVPCYDVESWRDVKTAVDRSILHNRWVFENLRGRNDEVRLLKRFLKGINAYGSEIYIRGFSGYLAEILTIRYGSFLGVLENADFMLRQKIIDPGNWLKREHEVAMKTVRREAEADRPLIVIDPVDPRRNVAANLGWERYGVFYFRAAQFLEGPSEGFFFPRGQKSGSYLAELRRKGTHLVTLVFQAPGLVEDILLPQLERSARGFEKALTREGFKVLGWNVGHEGSKAFIMLEVDRRERERMMIKPGPEFFTERGRDFYRKNDRVWIIGKRLFAEKVVREGVVEVILELLEKNQVAMGKSVRENIRDAGIMLDYVPKELENEAYLFLSREKWNLKG